CTTCACCCGATCACCGATATGAATCCGTGGGAGTTTTGTCTCTTCAAAATACCCCGCGACGTAGACGGATTCTTTTTCCACCAGTACGCCAACGGCATTCCCGGCCAAGACATAGTTCCCCTTGCGTAGGGAGAAGTTCGTGATCGCTCCAGATGCCGGTGCTCGCACAGTTGTGCGTTCAAGGTTCAGTTTAGCAAGATCGCGGGCAACCAGCGCAGACTGATATGCTGCTTCTGCCTGATACATCTGGGTTTCCGCGTGCTGCCGTTCTCTCACGCTGGCAGCCTCTTTCGATGCGAGGCGTTGATATCGTTCAAAATCAACTTTGGCCGCATCCGTCCCGGCCTTGGCCCCTGTTACCTGCGCTTCTGCCTCGCGAAGAGCAAGTTCGAAACGGTCTTTTTCGATACGAAACAGGGGCGCGTCTTTCTCCACTAGCGCGTTGTCTGAAACGAGAACTTCAGTGACAGGCCCGGATATATCAGGTGCAAGTCGGACGATGTCTGCGCGCACATGAGCATCACGTGTCCAGGGTGTGCCTATATGGAAAGACCATAAATGCCAGCCCATAACTGCTGCGCAGCTTGACATGGATAAGGTCAAAAGAACTCGACCCGAGATAAACACGAGGTTTTTCATATTTGAAGCCAGTTGATAATCGCTGAGACGCCACCGACAAGGGCGATGTACAGTGCGAAATTGAATAGCGAGCGATGCCAAACCGCTCTGTAAAACCCGACCTTGCCGAGGAGTGACGCGAGAACGCGGAAAGCACCATACGCAAATAGGGCGAGCGCTGCGAACGAAGGCAGGAAAATGCCATAGAGATCGAGTTGTCCGATCAAGCAGCTCTCCTATTTGGAGACGGTGTTTTAAGCGTCGGCGCATCAGCGTCCGGAGCAATGCAAACACGAAGGGCAACGGCGTGCGACAGAAGCTCAATATCCACCGCCGTCCTTGCCTCGGCGGAAAGGATCAGATCGTCTAACGCCCTGACAGCGTTTTTCAGGCGTTCACCGCGTCCAGCGCGCGGCTGTTGGTATAGGGTCCTGATCGTCGGAAAGATCGGTTTCGCAAGGACCTGGAGACCGCCCGACACCGTTTCAATGCGCTCTAGCATTGCTGTCAAGTGAAGCCCTGCCCGGAGATCCCTAAGAAGGTCACCATCCCAGATGTCTGAAGTCGTTGGAACCTTTGCAGCTCTGGAGGCAAAAAGGCCGGCAATATCGGTCATGCGGTCATAGGTGACGTGAGCGTTCGAATATTTTCCGGCGGCTATGTTTGCCACATGTTTCCGGGTAACCGAAAAGAATCTTCGTGCGTTCGTCTCTGCACGCACAGATCGAAAGATGCCGCAGACTGTGATCGTCCAGACCATTGCGAGGATGGTCGCAACCGCGGCATTCGAGAATGTAACGAAGTCGGCACGCGGATATGCCTGGAGCGTGAGAAGAAGAGGAAAGTTTATGCAAAGCCCCATGCCAACGATTGCAAGCGAAGGCACCGCGAGACATATGCCAGCTGGAACCAAGAACAGCCCAAGAGCTGCGATGAGGGGCACAAAACCGTCAATTACCGGAAAAATCGTGAAATTGTAGACGAATGCCGCCATGACTGAACACATTGTCACACCAACAAATTTGCGCATGGCAGGAACCGGGTCGTCCATCGTGGCAAGGAGGCAGCAAAGCACGCCCGATATCTGGGTGAACGTCATTCCGTCCGCCCAGCCGCTTTCGATCCAGAAGAAGATCGACGTCGCAAGGCAGACCGCGACCGTCAGCGATGATAGCAATGCCATTCCGATATCACGATGCTGCGCGCGGCGCCTGTGGGGAACACGGACTACTCTTGCGTTATTTTCCCCTTCCATCGATTTTAGGAGAGCGCGGCACTCATCAGCAAGGCGAAGAATATTCCGCACGGTTCGGGCGGCGTTGGCAAGGAGAAGTTTTTCCCATGTATGACGCGTGGTGGCGGAGGTAAGCGCATCGATTCTGCTGTCGAGGATCTCCGCGGAGCCTCGGGTGTGTGAAGCCGCATCTGTGATTATTGCCAATGCCTGCGTCGCGCCGGAGGTGTTGAGCTTGCCCAGTGATCGTCGCAAATCCTCCATTTCGCTCAGCAACGGTAGAAAGGCAGCCATCCGGTATTGCATTGATCTTACCAGCGATACCGCCCATCGATATCTGGATCCGTCATACTGAAGGTGAAGGTTGAAAGACCGTAGGTCGGCCGCGTCTGCAGCGAGGGCGTGGCGTTCGACCCTGCTTTGGGTTTCTGACAGTTTGCCGGCTGCTGTCGCTTCGAGGAGTGTTCGCGCCCTGTCCATCCATCCATCAATCCGACTAATAAGGACGGCTCCCACATGAACCGGGAAAACAATGTGGCTCACGACCGAGGCGCATATGATTGCAAGCCCGATCTCCTCGACGCGGGACACAACAGTATCAAACGTGTTCGCTGGAGCGCTGACCAATGGCAACCCCGCGAGAAGCACCGTGTACCCCGCAAGCAGTGAAACGTAACTGCGAGGTGTGCGATCAAGAAGACTGATAAAGGTGCATGCAGCGACCCACAGGACGATCGCACCGGAAAGAAGTATCGGCTCGTTTACAAGATTCGGGACCATGATCAGCGTTGCAAAACTGCCGACAAGTGTACCGAGTAGCCGAAAGACCGACTTCGAAGAGATCGCGCCGGAAAGCGGATGAGCAACGATGTAAACAGTCGCAACCGCCCAGTACGGCCGGTCCAGATCGAAACTGATGGCGATAAGATACGCCAGCATGGCGGCAAGGAATGTCTTCAACGAAAAGATCACGTTCCCGCTTGTGACAACCGGTCGGACGCTCAAATGTCATCTCCCGGTCGGGCCCTGTTCCGGGTGGTGCATTGCTCAGCACTCGCATCGCTGTCCGCCAAGCCATAGATCCCGGGTGGAACATAACAAAAGAGCGGCGAGGCGAGGCAGGCGTGCACATAGAGTTCCGCCAAGTCAGCATCTGAAACATGCGACGCGACCGCCTGCTGACTGGCAAACAGTGCACGGATTTTCGAATAGAGTGCGTTTGCAATTTTTTTCAAAACAGCACTGCGGGCAGCGATGCGCTCCTTTCCGGACGGAGGAAAAACGCAGATTCGGTAAAGCCCTTTCTGCGGCAGGCGAATTTCAGTCTGGACTATATCAGCCCACCATCGATCGTCGTGGTTTTGACTTGCCATGATCATTCTCCGAACTGTTACCCGGAAACCGTATCGACAAAAGACGTGAATGAATTTAGATATCCTCTCAAATGATCACTAAATCCAACAAGGCGCGGATATCGCTTTCTGGAGCCCTCGCTGACCATGACCTCGAAAACTCTAGTGCGGCTGTGCGCTCCGTGAGGATCGACGTGTCGCAGAATGAACGCGAGGCTCCCGAACACCAACATCGCAAGGGGCAACTCGTCATGCCCCTGCGGGGAGGCGTGACATGCAGGGTTCCAAGCGGCATGTGGATGGTTCCACCTCATTGCGGTGTCTGGGTTCCGGGAGGCATGCTTCACAGCAATGTTGCCACCGCCAATGCGCGACTGTTCTTTCTGTTCATCGAGCCAGGGGCTGCCGATCTGCCGAACCGGTGCTGCACGCTCTCCCTGTCCCCGCTCGTCAGGGAGCTTATCATCGAGTTGGCAGATCAGTCAGAAGTTGCGACCGCTGACTCGGAACTCATGACAACACTCCTTCTATCGGCCTTGTCGCGGATGCCGGTGGAGCATCTTCATCTTCCACTGACGGATGAACCCCGGCTCGCGCGCATCGCATCGGAGTTGGCGGACGATCCTTCCGATCGCAGCACGATGGCGCAATGGGCAAGACGGGTAGCAATGAGTGAGAATTCGCTCGCACGTCTCGTTCAGCACCAGACCGGCCTGACCTTCGGCCGTTGGCGTCAGCAGTTGCAATTGATCATCGCAATCCGAAGCCTTGCATCGGGGGCAACGGTACAGCAGGTTTCAGGCGACCTTGGATATGAATCGGTGTCTGCGTTTATTACCATGTTCAAGAAAGCGCTCGGCACTTCGCCATCAAGATATTTAAGGAACTTCGACCGCTAAGCGTCACGAATACGGGCAACTACCTCAGAGGAGATGAAGCATGTTCACCCACGTCATGATCGGCAGCAACAATCTTGAGCGTGCAAGAGACTTCTACGATGCGACCTTCGTCGCGCTCGGCGGTAAGCCCGGAGAAATCGATGCGAGAGGCCGACTTATC
This genomic interval from Agrobacterium fabrum str. C58 contains the following:
- a CDS encoding FUSC family protein; this encodes MSVRPVVTSGNVIFSLKTFLAAMLAYLIAISFDLDRPYWAVATVYIVAHPLSGAISSKSVFRLLGTLVGSFATLIMVPNLVNEPILLSGAIVLWVAACTFISLLDRTPRSYVSLLAGYTVLLAGLPLVSAPANTFDTVVSRVEEIGLAIICASVVSHIVFPVHVGAVLISRIDGWMDRARTLLEATAAGKLSETQSRVERHALAADAADLRSFNLHLQYDGSRYRWAVSLVRSMQYRMAAFLPLLSEMEDLRRSLGKLNTSGATQALAIITDAASHTRGSAEILDSRIDALTSATTRHTWEKLLLANAARTVRNILRLADECRALLKSMEGENNARVVRVPHRRRAQHRDIGMALLSSLTVAVCLATSIFFWIESGWADGMTFTQISGVLCCLLATMDDPVPAMRKFVGVTMCSVMAAFVYNFTIFPVIDGFVPLIAALGLFLVPAGICLAVPSLAIVGMGLCINFPLLLTLQAYPRADFVTFSNAAVATILAMVWTITVCGIFRSVRAETNARRFFSVTRKHVANIAAGKYSNAHVTYDRMTDIAGLFASRAAKVPTTSDIWDGDLLRDLRAGLHLTAMLERIETVSGGLQVLAKPIFPTIRTLYQQPRAGRGERLKNAVRALDDLILSAEARTAVDIELLSHAVALRVCIAPDADAPTLKTPSPNRRAA
- a CDS encoding efflux RND transporter periplasmic adaptor subunit is translated as MKNLVFISGRVLLTLSMSSCAAVMGWHLWSFHIGTPWTRDAHVRADIVRLAPDISGPVTEVLVSDNALVEKDAPLFRIEKDRFELALREAEAQVTGAKAGTDAAKVDFERYQRLASKEAASVRERQHAETQMYQAEAAYQSALVARDLAKLNLERTTVRAPASGAITNFSLRKGNYVLAGNAVGVLVEKESVYVAGYFEETKLPRIHIGDRVKIDIMGEPESAIGHVAGVAAGIEDRERSDTAGSLASVAPTFSWVRLAQRIPVRIEIDHVPNNVRLIAGRTATIAIEQSK
- a CDS encoding DUF1656 domain-containing protein, encoding MIGQLDLYGIFLPSFAALALFAYGAFRVLASLLGKVGFYRAVWHRSLFNFALYIALVGGVSAIINWLQI
- a CDS encoding AraC family transcriptional regulator — encoded protein: MITKSNKARISLSGALADHDLENSSAAVRSVRIDVSQNEREAPEHQHRKGQLVMPLRGGVTCRVPSGMWMVPPHCGVWVPGGMLHSNVATANARLFFLFIEPGAADLPNRCCTLSLSPLVRELIIELADQSEVATADSELMTTLLLSALSRMPVEHLHLPLTDEPRLARIASELADDPSDRSTMAQWARRVAMSENSLARLVQHQTGLTFGRWRQQLQLIIAIRSLASGATVQQVSGDLGYESVSAFITMFKKALGTSPSRYLRNFDR